A window from Zingiber officinale cultivar Zhangliang unplaced genomic scaffold, Zo_v1.1 ctg192, whole genome shotgun sequence encodes these proteins:
- the LOC122036681 gene encoding uncharacterized protein LOC122036681 yields MDSQPRQQKPSRFWFPIWNQTPTPTQPSSSSSLVIESRSRSTRTSTSSPSPLPSSSPVISRYALQSYQEASVPTSSSPPTPSQGAPQLQPSQRNTTEEVHKKTMAYTSSVANDHPSDQVQEESDTFTELHGKANNSEIPPAKEAENDLGLDSKLAYDEHTTIKVEIADEISSKNEAPEKVGEAIKKDQKKLDPELNEFTERPTFSSNEVAKKETKVNISMEEHASGLDHIETKMGEDSVKDGSEEQGSNQIKKLNVEAESQHAQNIVNLAGENNGASMLIGHETSKNAGCLETIHEIDKQSKSIHDEDETQRERSQENNEVLPSTSINSNVQNINNSIIHDSSCRQEDPGVCLIFSGKPTAFKLMEKN; encoded by the coding sequence ATGGACAGCCAACCAAGGCAGCAAAAGCCATCCCGGTTCTGGTTCCCAATATGGAACCAGACACCAACTCCAACTCAACCaagctcttcatcttccctcgTCATAGAATCTCGATCAAGGTCAACAAGGACTTCAACATCTTCACCATCGCCATTACCATCTTCCTCACCAGTGATATCCAGGTACGCACTACAATCATATCAAGAAGCTTCAGTTCCAACAAGTTCTTCTCCCCCAACTCCATCTCAAGGCGCTCCACAACTTCAACCATCTCAAAGAAACACTACTGAAGAAGTGCACAAGAAAACCATGGCATATACATCGTCAGTAGCAAATGATCATCCTTCTGATCAAGTACAAGAAGAGTCTGATACATTTACAGAGCTGCACGGTAAGGCAAACAACTCTGAAATCCCACCAGCCAAAGAAGCAGAAAATGATCTAGGACTAGATTCAAAACTGGCCTATGACGAGCATACAACTATAAAAGTTGAAATTGCAGATGAGATCAGTTCTAAAAATGAAGCCCCAGAAAAAGTTGGTGAAGCAATTAAAAAGGACCAGAAGAAATTGGATCCGGAATTGAATGAATTCACAGAGAGACCAACTTTTTcatccaatgaggtggcaaagaaGGAAACAAAGGTAAATATATCAATGGAAGAACATGCTTCAGGGCTGGATCATATTGAAACAAAGATGGGAGAAGACTCAGTTAAGGATGGATCTGAGGAGCAAGGAAGCAATCAGATCAAGAAGCTGAATGTTGAAGCTGAAAGCCAACATGCACAAAACATCGTCAACTTGGCAGGTGAAAATAATGGTGCATCCATGCTGATTGGGCATGAGACGTCAAAGAATGCAGGCTGCCTTGAGACAATACATGAAATTGATAAGCAGAGTAAAAGTATTCATGATGAGGACGAAACTCAAAGGGAGAGATCACAAGAGAACAATGAGGTTCTTCCAAGCACAAGCATCAACAGCAATGTGCAGAATATTAACAACTCCATAATCCATGACAGCTCCTGCAGGCAAGAAGATCCTGGAGTTTGCTTGATTTTCTCTGGCAAACCTACTGCTTTTAAACTGATGGAAAAAAACTGA